The window GTATACCTATACTAAAAAGGCTTTTTGTTGCTTTTATGCTTTTGCTGCCATTCAATTTAGCGGCGCAGCAGTTGGTGCCGATTGACAGTACTATCCAGGAACATGTATTCGGGGCCAAACAGATCAAATGGCTGCCTGATAGTAATGGTTCGTTAACCCTGCAGCAGGTAATGTCGCAGGAATATGACCGGAAGTTTAACGAGAATAAAGCTTACTATCCTCAAAATTACAATCTGCATACCTGGTATTGGTATAAAATTAAGGTGCGGTTTAATCAGACTATGAAGGGTAGGGATTGCCTGATAGAGTTTTTTGACCAAACTACCGATGATATAACCGCTTTTATTCCGGACACGAACGGCAATTATATCTCATCGCGCGCAGGCGCCAAATTTAATTTTAAGGACAGGCTTTTCAGGCATAAAAACTTCGAGTTTAAAGTGCTGAACTATAAAAAAGGCGAGTATACTTACTATTTCAGGGTAAAATCGGTCGAGCAGGTTAACGTAATTATAGTATACCGCAGGATTGATTACTTTATCCATTACGCGCTTACTGAATATCTTACCTATGGCCTTTTCTACGGCATGATCTTGATATTCTGCTTCCACAACCTGCTCATGTTTATGGCGGTAAAGCGGTTGCAATATCTGTTTTATGTATTATATATATTAAGCGTAGGCTTTTATGAGATGAGCGTGGATGGCATTGCCTTCCAATACCTGTGGCCGAAATCGCCCGCCTGGAATGAGTATGCCTATGGTATTGCCTTGTATATGATCAGCGTATTTGCACTGATATTTACTAAAGAGTTATTACAGGTGAAAACCCGCGCCAAAAGTTTGTACAACCTAATAAATGTGGTGTTAGTTTTGCGCACGTTATACTTTATTTATTGTTTTCTTTTCAATAAAAGCTTCTTCATTTACAAGTTTGTTGATGCTATTCCGCTGGCCGTGGCCTTTTATACAGGCATAAAAGTTTGGAGCGAAGGGTTTAAACCCGCCCGCTTTTTTGTACTTGGCTATACCTTCCTGTTTATTGGGTTTTTAATAAAGTTATCGGTAGTACTGGGGCTTTTCCCTATTTTGAACCGGGTGCTGGGGCATTACAGTTTAAGTTTATCATTTGTGTTGGAAATGGTTTTCCTGTCATTTTCCATCGGCGACCAGGTGCGGTTGCTGCGCAGGGAAAAAGATGAAGCTCAGGAAGAGACCATCAGACAAATGGCTATAAATGTTGAGCTGAAGGATTCCATTAACCGGGAACTGGAGCACCAGGTGAAGATACGTACCGCCGAAGTGATCCAGAAATCAGATGAGATCATTAAGCAATCGCACATTATAGAGGAACAGAACGAAGAACTGCTGGCCACTAATGAACAACTGGAATTGCAGGCCGCCGAAATATCGCGCATGAACCAGTTGCTGCAAAAAGATAATATCCAGCTGAAGACCAATATTGAAAAAGTGACCGATGCCCGGGCACTGTCAACCGAGTTAAGCTTTGAAGAGTTTAGCGCCAAATATCCCGATCAGGAAACCTGCTATAAATTCCTTTCAGAACTAAAGTGGGCAAATGGGTATCAGTGTTCGCGCTGTGGTAACAATAACTATTGTGGCGGGCGCATGCCTTACAGCAGGCGTTGTACTAAATGTACCTATGAAGAATCGGCACTACAAAAAACCATATTCCATAATAACCGCATACCTATAAATAAAGCTTTTTATTTGGTGTATCTGATGTATACCAGCAAAGGCACCATCTCATCACATCAACTCTCTGAAAAACTGGAAATTAGGCAAAGTACCTGCTGGTCGTATGCTATCCGTGTTAAAAAAGCCATGGCCGAGCGTAAAAAGGAATCAAAGAAGGGAAGTACCCAAGGCTGGAGCAAATTGGTAATCGAAAATTCGTAACTGGTTTTTTGCTTAATCTGCCTTTTTACGCCGTTTTCGCCTGTTTTTATGCCTTATAATATTGGCAAATACTACCTATAATTGCCCAAAAACGCCCGTTTTTCCTGTTTTGCCGAAGCTAAATACCTATTTTTTTAATTGCGCAATAAGCGTATCACACCAATTGTGGTAAAAAAGCATAAAGTGCCCCTGCGTTAAAATTGAGGCTTTTTTAATTTTTTATTGTTTGCGCATTAAACGTATCAAAATATTTGTAAATAACTAATTATCAGTTATTTATGAAATATTTTTCTTGTTTTTAAGCTTAAAAGTAGCTTAAATTTACCTCACCAGTTATTACTAAGAAAACATAAAACTTTAACCAATTAATGAAAATCCTCCTTTCGTAAACGGGCAGGCTATCCTGTCGGCACGGGGAATGAACAAGGTTCAGTTTTCCCGGAATACTTAATTCAGACCTATGTTTCTGATTGTAAATTAATTACCAACCAAATTAAATTATGAAAAAACAAATTACTCTTCTTATTACTGTTTTACTTACTGCCTGCCTGTACTCTTTTGCGCAAACTAACGTGAAGGGCACGGTATCAGATAGTAAAAACACGCCCATTCCCGGGGCAACCGTAAAGGTTAAAGAAACGGGAAAAGCCGTAGCTACCGATATTAACGGTAATTACACCATATCCGCTGCTGCAAACAGCACGCTGATATTTTCAAGTGTTGGTTATACAACAGTTGAACAAAAGGTAAATAACCGCAGCACGGTAAACGTACAGCTTGCCGATGATAGCAAGCAGTTAAGCGACGTAGTGGTTATCGGTTATGGTACACGCGCGGTAAAAGATGTTACCGGCGCTATCTCAAGTGTTAAGGCTGAAAAGTTGGAGAACGAAAATCCAACCAGTGTTACAGATCTGATCAGGGGTAATGTACCGGGTATCACTGTAAGTATGAATACATCTGCTAAAGGCGGTGGCGCCGGCGATTTATTAGTGCGTGGTAAGGCAACATTATCGGCTAATACACAACCTTTAATTGTGTTGGACGGGGTTATATACAATGGACAACTGGCCGATATCAATCCAAATGATATTGAACGTGTAGATATTTTGCGCGATCCAAGCGCCCTGGCTGTTTACGGTTCAACATCGGCAGCAGGTGTTGTAGCTGTTACTACTAAAAAGGGTAAGAACGGTGCACCGCAAATTACTTTAAACGCTAATACCGGTATTTCGCAGTTAGAGAAAAATCAAAAATTTTATGGCCCCGAGGGCTTTTTGAACTGGCGGGCCGACGGTGCGCGTAGTTCAAACACCACCAACCCGTATTATTTTTACAGCAACCCTAATGCTTTGCCTGATGGTGTTACCTTAGCGCAATTTATGGGTACATCAACCGGCGACCCAACCACTGTTTGGCTGCAACGTTTAGGTTTGCAAAACAACGAGATTGCCAATTACTTTGCCGGTAAAACTACCGATTGGGCTAAACTGGTATTCCGTAATGGCCTGCGCCAGGATTATACTGCGAGTTTATCGGGCCGTAACGATAATACCAACTATTATATGTCGGGTAATTTTACCAAAAACCAAAACCTGATACAAGGGGGCGAATACAAAAACTATCGCGTACGTGTAAACCTTGAGGGCAAAGCTTCAAAGTTTTTAACAGTTGGTGTTAACGCCCAGTTTGCCAGCCGTGATGAAGGCGGTAACGAGGCCGACTGGAACCAGATCATCAACTCATCGCCTTATGGTGATATGTACCTGGCCGATGGTGTTACCCTGCGTCGTATTGATACCGATGATAGCGGTTTGAACCAGCGTAACCCTTTCCTGGCTATGCATTATAACCAAACTGTGGCCGTGCAAAATGTTTTATTTGCCAATATGTTTGCCAAGGTAAATCTGCCTTTCGGGATATTATATACCTTAAACTATAGCCCTTCTATTGAAGCGTACCGCAACTTTAACTTTATCCCGGTGGCTAACCCTAACGAATTGGCGGGTGGCGAGGTATCGCGTACGATGGAAAACAGGTACCGCTACAACCTGGATAACATCCTGTCATGGAATAAAACATTCGGTATCCACAATTTTGATGTTACAGGGTTATTAAATAAAGAGAAATACCAATCATGGTATACCTCTACTTCAAACTCTAACTTATCGCCAAGCGATCTTTTAGGATACCACAGCGTTGGTGCCGGTACGTTGCCAATTGAAAGCAGCGATGACCGCGTGTATAACGCCGATGCTTTGATGGGCCGTGTTAACTATACCCTGATGGGGCGTTATATTTTAACCGGTACTATCCGCCGCGACGGCTTCTCCCCATTTGGTTTGCAATACCCAAGGGCTACCTATAAATCGGGTGCCTTAGCCTGGATACTGAGCGATGAGAGCTTTATGAAAACCGATAAGTTTAAATGGCTGAATTTTGCAAAACTGCGCTTAGGTTATGGTGATAACGGTAACCGTTTAACCGCAGGGTCAGGAACCAGTACGGTTGACCCATTAGTGGCACTGGCCGTGCTGGCAAGCCCCAAATATCCAACAGTAACATCGGCCGGTGTGGTAACTAATAACCCAACACTGGTGGCAACATCATTGCAAAACCCTAACCTGAAATGGGAGCGTACTACAGGGATTAACATTGGTTTGGACTTCACTATACTGAACAATCGCCTAAATGGTAGTATTGATTTGTATAACCGTAAAACTACCAACCTTATTGTAAGGCGTGCGTTATCGGCCATACAAGGGTTAAACGATTCACAGATCCCACTTACGGGAACTACTTATTTAAGCAATAATTCCAGCTTATTTTCAAACATTGGCGAGGTTAATAATAAAGGCTTCGAGATTAACCTGAATGGGAAAATATTAAGCACCAAAAACTTTAGGTGGGATGCTTCGGGCAACTTCTTTGTTAACCGTAATAAAATTGTGCACCTATACGGTTCACAAACCATTGTTGATGCTGCGGGAAACACCACCACGGTTGAAAAAGATGATATTGGCAACGGCTGGTTTATTGGCCACGATGTAAACACTGTTTGGGATTATAATATCCAGGGTGTATGGAAAACTACTGAAGCTACGGAGGCTGCTACCTATGGTGCTAAGCCTGGCGACTTTAAATTACAGGATGTAAACGGAGACCACGTTTATACTAATGCCGATAAGCAATTTTTGGGTAGCACAAGCGGCTTGTGGAACTGGTCGTTACGCAACGATTTTAATATCTACAAAAACTTCGATTTTTCATTCCTTATCGTATCGCAAATTGGCCAGCTAAGAAAGTATAACCAGGCGCTTAATAACCCCGGCAGCGTTGGTTTCGCCCGCCAGAGCTCATATGTATTGCCTTACTGGACACCTGATAACCAGATTGACAATTATGCGCGTTTAAGTTCAGGATCTGAAGGTACCACTATAAACGTTTGGCGTAAGGCATCATTTGCCAGGGTTCAAACCGTATCTGTAGGTTACACATTTAACAAGAACCTGGTTAAAAAAGTAGGCATGCAAAGCGCTAAAATATTTGCGAGCGCCAACAATTTGTGGGTATATGACCCAAGCTGGGATTTTTGGGACCCGCAAAATGATGGCCCAACACCACGCTTATTATCTGTAGGCTTAAACGTAACTTTTTAACTGGATAAAAGAATTAGTGAAACATGAAAAAAATAAATAAAAGTATTATAACAGCCTTTGCAGTTGCAGCTGTTATTATTGCCGATGGTTGTACTAAAAGAGCCGATCTTACACCCGATCCTCTTTCGAAACTAACCCCCGATCAAACGTTAAATACCCCTGCGGCATTTAAAAGCGCAATAGAAACCTTAAACCTTACTATGCGTACCGAATACTTTGGCGATTCGGCGCCTATGCTTACCGAATCTATTTTTACAGATTCGGGTGTAGAGGGTACAACAGATAAAACTACCCCAGCCCAGGACCTGAATGCGCGTATTACGCCAACCGCTAACCTGGACAGTGATGACTACAACAAAATTGGGCGTTACTGGTATATGTGGTGGCAAGGCGTGCATGATGCTAATGTGGTCATCTCGCGCATAGATAACGCTACCTGGCCAACAACGGCAGCACGTAACGCGGTACTTGGCGCGGCATATTTTCACCGTGCTTACCGCTATTACCGTTTAACACATCAGTTTGGTGATGTGCCATTGATTTTAAAAGAAGAAACCGCAGTAAATACTTCTTATTATAGTACACAGCGTTTAGTGATTTTAAAACAAATGAAAACCGATTTGGAATTTGCAGCAGCAAACCTCCCGGTAACGGTAGATAAGGGCGAGATATCAAAAGGCGCTGCTAATCATTTACTTACCAAAGTTAATCTGGCATTAGGTTTATTTGACGACGCAATCGCATCGGCCACAGCCGTAATTAATGGTCCTTATCATTTAATGACCAGCCGTTTTGGTATTGTAGCTAATGACGCAACCAGGAACGTGATATGGGATCTGCACCGTCCGGAAAATAAATCGTTAGGCTCAAATACTGAAGCTATATTAAACGTAATTGACCGTGAAACCTTAGACGGCGCTACACCAAACGGTTCGCAAATTATGCGTAACAATATACCTATGTGGCATAACGGTACTATTTTAACACCTGTTGGCCACAAACCGGGTATTGTTGACGCGGTAACCGCCGAATTCCCCCTCACATTGTATTATGGCCGTGGTATTGGCCGTGCCCGCCCTACATCATACGCCACACAAGCTATATGGGCTGATAGCGGCCCTGATTTGCGCCACGCACCGGGTAACTGGATAAACATGACAGACCTTGTTTACAATAATGCTGCATTAAAAACATCCGATCCTTCGGCTTATGGCCAACATCTGGTGCAATATACAGCAGCTACAGTGAACAGTGTTTTCCTGAATGGGGCAAAGGATACCATACGTGCGTGGTTTAGCTGGCCGCATTACAAAATATTTGTAAACCCTGGTGGTGTTAATGTTTTAACCTCAGCATCCGACAAATGGTGGAGCCCGCCGCGCGGCACCAATACAGATTGGTACATCTTCCGCGAAGCGGAAACGTATATCTTACGTGCTGAAGCATATGTGTGGAAAGGGCAGACCGCTTTAGCTATGGCCGATTTAAACGTAGTAAGGGCGCGTGCGCAAGCCACACTATTCACCGATCCGTCCAAGATCAATATCGGTACCATACTTGACGAGCGCCAAAGGGAATTATATTGGGAAGAACCGCGTAAAACCGAACTTACCCGTATAGCTTTCATTTTTGCACAAACAGGTATACCATCATACACCGGTAAGGTTTACAACACGGCTAATTTTTCGACCGATAATTTCTTCTACGATCGTATTATGGCCAAGAACGATTTTTACCGGAACCCTGCGGTTGTTACCAACTCGGGTAATCACTTTACCATTTCGCCTTATCACGTATTGTGGCCAATCCCGCAATCGGATATTGATTTGAATATTAACGGGCACCTTAATCAAAACAAAGGATATGCAGGCTCGGAAACGAATGTGCCGGCGCTTGATCACATAGTGCCATAGCACAAAAGATAAACTAAACCTTATACAATTTAGTTTTATAAATGGGAGGCCCTTAGTCGTAATAGCTAAGGGCCTTTTTTGTGGCCAATGCAATTTAAAAATCTAACCTGTCATTTCGACGAACCCGTAGGGCATAGTGATGGCGTGAGGAGAAATCTTATACGCGAGATAATTATGTAGAAGATTTTTTTCGTTTCTCGTCGAAATGACACTAATTTAATCGTTAGTGGTTTTGTGCCACAACTTATGCCAGCCCAGTTTGGCTGCAATTACCACATGGTTTAATAGCGTGGGGATTAAACCGTAATGTCGTTTCATAATGTCGAAACGCTCGTTTAAACTTTGGCGATGGCGTTTTTTGGACATGCCGCCTACCAAGTATCTGGCTACATAACCATCAATCTTCACTATCTTTTTGGCTTTCTTAGCCGCGCGAATGATCCAGTCGATGTCTGAACTTAACTGGTATTGGCGGTCATAAGGTTCAGCCAATTCCCGGCGGATATAAATGGCCTGGTGACTAACACTCATGCCATATTTAAAATCGCGCCAGGTGAAGTTTTCGGGCACTCTATGCCGGCGCCGGCCAAGACTTTCTAACCGGTCGTTTATCATTTCGGTTTCGCCATAATAAATATCGGCACCCGGGCTGGTAACAAATACTTTGGCTACGGTATCGTTACTATAAAACTCGTCGCCGCTGTTCATAAATATCACATAGTCACCGGTAGCCGCGGCCAGGCCTTTGTTCATGGCGTCATAAATACCTTCATCCGTTTCGCTGATGAGTTTGCTTATGCGGTCTTGGTATTTGCTGATGACATCAAGTGTTCCATCGGTTGAAAGGCCATCTATTATTATATATTCAATATTTGGATGGGTTTGATTGATGACCGAAAGCATTGTGCGTTCAATATCCTTTACATTATTGTAAACAATGGTAATAACCGATAGGACAGGTGCAACAGGGGGCATTTAAAGTAAGGATTTATAAAGGGCAATATACTTATCCGCTACTATTTCATTAGTGAAATTTTGCAGCACTTTATTGCGGGCATTAACGGCTAAAGTTTGCGCGTTGGAACTATCCAGCACAAAACGTATCCCCGCGGCAAAATCGGCCGAAGATTTGTATTCGGCAAGATAACCGTTTTGCAAATGATCTACCATATCTGGTATACCTCCAGTATTAAACGCAACCACAGGCGTACCGCAAGCCAGCGCTTCCATTACCGTGTTAGGCAGGTTATCTTCAATAGCAGGCGTTACAAAAACATCTGCCAGGCTGTAGAGTTCGGCAATATCATACTGCGAATTGATCACGTTCAGTTCATATACCTTAAAAGGTAATACAGTTACGTCAAATAACTTATTTTTTCCAAAGATAACTATCTCTACTTCATCGGTATAAGTATCTCTTAGCTTCTCTAAAGCCTCTATAAGGTAAACTATACCTTTGCGGCGGTCCATAATATTGGCAGCCCCAAAAAGAATGATCTTTTTATGAGGTGGTATTCCCCATTTCTGACGGGTAACATTATTATTCTTCGGTGAAAAAATTTCGGTATCGATAGGGTTAGGTATAGCTTCTATTCGGTAACCTTTCAGCAACGAACTTTGCCGGGCCGTATCGGCCAGCCAGTTGCTGCAGGTTACAAACACGATACTTTCGGTATCAGATAGTAAGTGCATTTTGCGTAGCCAGCCCTTATTAGACAGGTCTTTTGCATCGGGGTCTTTCAGCATCCAGCAGTAACCACATTGATGTAAAAAATGATTGCAATCGCCGGCGTAATGGCAGCCGCCGGTAAAGGCCCACATATCGTGCAGGGTCCATACCACCGGTTTACCCAGCCGCACTAATCTAATTAAGTCATTGGTAGAAAGAAAGCCCTGGTTGATCCAATGCAGATGCAGCAGATCGGCATTTTTTACTAGCGCTTCGCCTGAGATATCTGTGCCCCGTTTAGCGGTAGAGAAGGCAAACCTTACCCATTTGGTATCTGCATCAAAAACAATAAAAGGAATCCGTTCGGCAAAAAAATTATAGGTTGCCCTTAGTTTGGCCCATATGCCTGTTGCGGTGGGATATACACGATCACCACCTGTCTGTTTTTTTTGTACCAGTAAGTGTGTGTCTACCTGTCTAAATTGCAAAGCCTTCAGCAAACGCATGCAAGCCGCGGGTGCTCCGCCACCGGCATCGGACGTGTTAATAAGGGTAACTTTCATTCAGGCAATTGTATTTGCAGGCAATTATACTGATTATAACAATGAAAATTTTACTTTTGGTGTTGGGCATCTGTAGTTAATTTATATCCCAAAGTTATAATGGATTTTTTTACGTATTTGTTTTGCGACTGGAAAGCTAACCGTGGTAACCCCAAGGGAAAACTGGTGATGCTGATGTTTCGGTTGGTGCAATATGTGAACCGTTATCTTTTATTGAAGATCATTTTTATCCCATACCTTATCTGGTACCGTTTTTTTGTGGAATGGGTGCTGTGTATTGAATTGCCCCGTAAACTAACTATAGGCAAAGGGCTGGCATTATATCACGGACAAGCGCTGGTAGTTAATTTAAGAACGATTATAGGCGAGAATTGCACGCTGCGTAACGGCATTACCATAGGCCACAAAAAACTGGCCGACGGCACCCTAAGCGGCAGCCCACGCATTGGTAACAATGTAGATATAGGGGCCAATGCCTGTATTATTGGCGATATAACCATTGGCGATAATGTAATAATAGGCGCCGGGGCGGTAGTGGTGAAAGATATACCGGCAAATAGTGTGGCGGTAGGTAACCCGGCAAGGTGCCTCACCCCAACCCCCTCCCAAGGAGAGGGAGTTAATGTGAATTAATTATTAAACTCAAAAGTCCGCTCCTTTGGAGAGGATTTAGGTGAGGCTTATGGAGCAAAATTTAACAGACCGTAACTTTTGGAAGGCTTTTTGGGAATCGAAAAAAGACCTGATATTTTCTATTAAACCCGATTATTATTTCGGCAGCATTATGGCGAAGCTGATCACTGATAAGGGCGTAAAAACGGCTATTGAATTGGGGGGCTTCCCCGGCTATTATGCTACCTACCTGAAGAAATATCAGCATTTAGATACAACATTGTTTGATTATTATATAGACGAGGATATTATTAACCGCCTGCTGGAAAAGAACGGACTTAAACCCGGCGATATCCATATCATTGAATCAGACCTGTTTACTTATCAAACACAGCAATTGTATGATATGGTGCTTTCCTTTGGTTTGATAGAGCATTTCAGCGATACCAAAGATATTATCAGCCGCCACCTGCAGTTTTTGAAACCGGGTGGGGTGCTGTTTATCACGCTGCCAAACTTTAAAGGGGTTAACGGCTGGGTGCAGCGCAAGTTCGACCGTAGTAATTACGATAAGCACTTCATTGAAAGTATGAACCTGCAACTCCTGGCTCAAACATGCCGCGATTTAGGTTTAACCGAAGTAGAATCATTTTATCATGGTAAATTCTCGGTATGGCTGGAGAACCGCGCCGAGCAAAGCGGTTTGGTGAAAGGTTTGGTGAAAACCATTTGGCTGGCCGGAAAGGGGTTCACAAAAATTCTCCCGATAGAAACAAAGGTGTTTTCGCCATATATTGTTTTAAAGGCAATTAAGTAAATTGCAAAGGACACTACGACTTCTATTATTAACTTATCAATAATTATGAGAAAACTTTACCCTTTCTTATGTGCTTTGCTATTATCTGCATTTGTACACGCCCAAAGCCACGACGTTTACTTCACATCAAATCCAACCTTAACACCCGATGGCAAAACAGTGATCTTTAGTTTTGAAGGCGACCTTTGGAAAGCCGACGTAAGCAACCCTGTAGCTACCCGGTTAACCGCCATGCAGGGCGAAGAGACCAGTCCGCGGGTATCACCTGATGGGCAATGGCTGGCATTTTCATCAAACCAGTATGGAAATAACGATGTATATGTAATGCCTATGGGCGGTGGCGATATCAAACAGTTAACCTGGCACGATGCCAGCGACGAGGTGGATTCCTGGAGTTGGGATTCAAAAACCATTTACTTTACATCGGGCAGGTATAATAGCTTTTCTGAGTATAAGGTTAGTCGCGATGGGGGTACGCCGTCAAGATTGTTCGGTAACTATTTTAACACCATACACGGGGTGGTTGAACATCCCAAAACCGGCGAATTATTTTTTAGCGATACCTGGGAAAGCTATCGCTTCCCGCAGCGTAAGCATTATAAGGGGGCTTATAACCCCGATATCGAATCGTACAACCCCAAAACCAAAGCTTTTAAACAATATACCAATTGGATAGGTAAGGATTTTTGGACAACTATTGACCAAAAAGGCGATGTTTATTTCGTATCCGACGAGGCTAATGGCGAATACAACCTGTATACTTTCATCAACGGCAAAAAAACCGCGCTGACCGATTTTAAAACCTCTATAAAACGCCCGTTTGTAAGCGCCAATGGAGAACGGGTGGTATTTGAAAAAGATTACCAACTGTATACTTATGATGTGGCCGGTAAAAAAGTACAGAAGTTGAACTTTACCATCTTCCGCAACAATGTATTACCTAAAGAACAGGAGTTTGAGATAGCCGGGCATATTGAAGCCATGGACTTATCGGTCGATGGCAAAAAGATGGCCTTTGTATCGCGTGGTGAATTGTTTGTAAGCGATGCCGAAGGCAAATTCATCCGCCAAATTCAACGCGGCAATAGTGAGCGTGTAACTGAGGTGAAATGGATGCCTGATAACCGTACGCTGATTTACTGCCGTACAGTTGGCGGTTACCCCAACCTATTCACCATTGCTGCCGATGGTACCGGCACTGAAAAGCAGTTAACCAGTGATAAAGGAACCGACCGCCTGATGACGGTTGATAAAACCCATACCCATGCCGTTTATCTGAGCGGCCGTAACGAGGTAAGGCTAATCAACCTGAAAACAATGGAGAACAAAACCATTGTAAAGGATGAACTGTGGGGTTTCCAAAACTCGCAGCCGGGCTTTTCGCCTAATGGCGAATATGTGATATATACTGCCATCCGCAATTTTGAACAGGATATTTTTGTATACAAGATCAGCAATGGCAAAATCACCAACCTAACCAACACCGGCGTTACTGAAAGTGAACCGGTATGGTCGCCCGATGGCAAGTATATTTTTTTTGCTT of the Mucilaginibacter boryungensis genome contains:
- a CDS encoding serine acetyltransferase, producing the protein MDFFTYLFCDWKANRGNPKGKLVMLMFRLVQYVNRYLLLKIIFIPYLIWYRFFVEWVLCIELPRKLTIGKGLALYHGQALVVNLRTIIGENCTLRNGITIGHKKLADGTLSGSPRIGNNVDIGANACIIGDITIGDNVIIGAGAVVVKDIPANSVAVGNPARCLTPTPSQGEGVNVN
- a CDS encoding class I SAM-dependent methyltransferase, yielding MEQNLTDRNFWKAFWESKKDLIFSIKPDYYFGSIMAKLITDKGVKTAIELGGFPGYYATYLKKYQHLDTTLFDYYIDEDIINRLLEKNGLKPGDIHIIESDLFTYQTQQLYDMVLSFGLIEHFSDTKDIISRHLQFLKPGGVLFITLPNFKGVNGWVQRKFDRSNYDKHFIESMNLQLLAQTCRDLGLTEVESFYHGKFSVWLENRAEQSGLVKGLVKTIWLAGKGFTKILPIETKVFSPYIVLKAIK